DNA sequence from the Caulobacter segnis genome:
GCCCAGCAACTGCGTGAAGAGGCCCAGGCCCTGCTCGCGGACGTGAAGGCCCAGCGCGAGGAAGCCGAGCGCCAGGCGACGGGCATGCTGGAAGCCGCCAAGGCCGACGCCAAGCGTCTGGCCGAGGAAGCCAAGGAAAAGCTCGAGGAGCAGATCAAGCGCCGCGCCGAGATGGCCGAACGCAAGATCGCCCAGGCCGAGGCGCAAGCCGCCGCCGACGTGAAGGCCGCCGCGGTCGACCTGGCCGCCCAGGCCGCCGAGACGGTCCTGACGGCCCGTCTGGCCGGCGCCAAGAGCGACCCGCTCGCCGACGCGGCGATCGGCCAGCTGGGCGCCAAGCTGCAATAGCGGCGGGTCCCAGGCACAAGGCAAAGAGGGCGCGGATCGCGAGGTCCGCGCCCTTTTTCTTGGGCCATCAGGTCGCTTGGACCAGCGTCCGTAAGCCTTCGCTCATCTCGGTCAGTACGGCGGCCACGCGCTCGTCCTCGCCGATCCGCGCCTGGTAGGCGGCCACGGTGGGCAGGCTCCCGACCAGATCGAGACCCAGCCGCCGGCCGGTGACCTCGGCGGCGAAGAGCACCGGGGCCAGGGCGCAGTCGGCCAGAGTCAGGTCCTCGCCTTCATCGCCGAGAAGCCCCTCCAGGACCTCCAGCGCGTCGACCAGCTGTCCGACCAGCTTGCGCCCCTCGCGATCCTCGTATGGCCCAGCCAGGCCGGCCATCGGCGGCATCAGATAGAGGTCGGCGTGCCGGATCAGGGTCCTCACCCTGGCGCGATCGAGCGGATGGCTCGGCAGCAGCGGCCGCTCGGGAAACATCTCCTCGAGAAACTCCAGGATCACCGCCGACTCCCCCACCACCTCGCCGTCGTCGAGGATGAGGACAGGCACGCGCCCCGTCGGGCTGATGTCGCGAAAGCCCCGGTCGTGCGGCCAGCCCGGTGGCGGCGGGACGATCTCGACGGCGAGGTCCTTGGCCCGGATGGCGATCCGGACGCGCGCGGCGAAGGGCGAGACGGGCAAACTGATCAACTGCATGCGACGGCAGGATGGGGCGCCCGCCGCCGATCGTAAATCGCTACGCGACCGCCTTGATCGAGAAGCTCTGCTCGACCAGCATCGCCTCGCCGAAGATGGTCATGAAGGCGATGTCGGCGGCGTCGCGGCCGGTGGCGACCCGGACCAGCCCGTCGACCGGCGCCAGGCCCGTGGCGTCGACCAGCCACCAGCGGCCGCCCAAATAGACCTCGGCGATGGCGTGCAGGTCCGGCGGCTCCAGCCGCCAGGCATAGGCGCTGACCGCTCGGGCGGGGATGTCGGCGGCCCGGCACAGGCCGATGACCAGATGAGTGAAGTCGCGACAGACGCCGGCCCGGTCGATCAGGGTGTCGACCGCCGTCGTGCCCGCGTCGCTGACCCCGGCGCGATAGTTCACGTTCTCGGCGATCCAGGCCAGGATCGCCATCACCCGCCGCCCCCCCTGCAGCTCGCCGAATTCATGGCGGGCGAAGCGCTCCAGCCGGTCGGACGGGCTGTAGCGGCTGGCCCGCAGGAACGGCAGCACGTCGCTGGGCAGGTCGCGGATCGCCATCGCCGGCGCCTGGGACATGTCCTGAGCGCGGGACATGATGTCGACCTGAGCCCGATAGAGCGCGTTGATCCGCCCCGAGGCCGTGAAGACCGTCCGACGCTCGAACGTCACGGGATCGTCGACCCGGACGGCGTCGACATTGGGCCAGAAGGTCAGGGCCTCCAGCCCCACGATCTGGTCGGGCCCGTGCGCCGCCTCGACGAGCAGCAGCACCTCGCACGGGTTGGCGAAGTCGTAGGTCAACGAGGCTTCGACGTCGAAACGCATGGCTTGTCCTGGGGGGTGATGGAGCGCGGCGCGCCCCTGCTACAATCCCCATGGGCCTGATGGGTTCAGGACGATCTTGGCGGGCGGAGGCCGGTCAGCCCTGCTTGGCCATCTTCCGCGCGACGTAGCGCTTCACCTGCTTGCGCGTCTTCTTCAGCAGCCGCCAGCGGGCCTTGCGCAGGACCAGCTTCTCGGTACGGAGCATCTGCTGCCAGACGACCAGCAGCACCTCGGGCTCGCGGCGCATCAGGCGGCGGATCGGGAAGACCAGCTTGGGGTGGCGGCGCTGCCAGCGGATGAAGGTCTTCCGGGCCTGGAACGAATAGCGCAGCACGATCATCAGTCCGATGACCAGCAGCGGCAGGCCCACGTGGCCGGGCAGCGGCGTCAGCACCGCGCCGGCCAGGATCACCAGCGCGCCGAAGCCGATGGCGATCCAGCGAAAGGCGCGGGCCGCGGATTCGCGCAGCAGCAGGGCCAGCCGCGCGCGGCGACGAACCCTGTGCTTGATGTCGATGGTGGAGACGGTCGCGTTCACCGACCGGCTTGCTTCACGGGGCGGCGCTTGAGCGACTTGCGCCAGCGGACGGCGACCCGCCACTTGCGCGGCACGATCAGGCGCTCGATGCGCAGGGCTTGCTGCCAGGCCACCAGCACGACCTCGGGCTCGCGGCGCAGCAGGCGACGCAGCGGGAAGATCAGCTTGGGGTGGGCGTGCTGGAAGCGGACGAACTGCTTGCGGGCCTTGAACGAGTTGCGCAGCACCAGCATCAGGCCGACCACGGTCAGCGGCAGGCCCATCGGGCCGGGCAGCGGCGCGATCAAGGCCCCGGCCGCGATCAGCAGCAGGCCGAGCGTCACCAGCGCGATACGCAGGAATCGCGCGATGAACTCACGGGCGAGGTCATCGGCGGATCTGTGGGCGCGCGGCATGGCGAGGGCGAGAGCAGTCATGGGAGGACAAAACGGGCTTGCGCTTCGCCTGCTCCCTGGGAAAGCCAGCCAGCCCCGACGCGCACCCCCGATATGTGGAGGGATAAGGGCGCCGTAAAGGCGCCCTTCCGTCGCAAGGGGGGTATTGAAAATGCTATTCAGCCGCTAGTGGCGCCGCGGCCACAGGTTTCCACCTCAACCGAGGCTTGCGGGCCGCTTGAGTCTCATCAAGGCGTCGCAGCGGAGCGTGGAACGGCGCGCCCTTGAAGCGCTCCGTCTCGCCGGCTTTCGCCGCGCCGGCCAGCAGGCGGAGGGCTTCGATGAAGCGATCCAATTCCTGCTTGGACTCGGTTTCGGTCGGCTCGATCAGCATGGCGCCGTGGACGACCAGCGGGAAATACATGGTCATCGGGTGGAAGCCCTCGTCGATCATCGCCTTGGCGAAGTCGAGCGTGGTCACCCCGGTGCCTTCCAGCCAGCTGTCGTCGAACAGGGCCTCGTGCATGCACGGCCCTTCCGGGAAAGCCGGGCTCATCACGTCCTTCAGGCGGGCCTTGACGTAGTTGGCGTTGAGGACGGCGTCCTCGGCCACCTGGCGCAGGCCGTCGGCCCCGTGGCTCAGCATGTAGGCGTAGGCGCGGACGTACATGCCCATCTGGCCGTGGAAGGCGCTCATGCGGCCGAAGGCGGTTCTGGCCCCCTCCTCGCCGGCGTGCTCGACCATCGAGAAGCCGTCGTGGCCGTGCACCAGCCAGGGCGTCGGGGCGAAGGCCGCCAGGGCCTCGCTGAGCACCACCGGACCCGCGCCCGGACCGCCGCCGCCGTGGGGCGTCGAGAAGGTCTTGTGCAGGTTGATGTGCATGGCGTCGACGCCCAGGTCGCCCGGGCGCACCCGGCCGACGATGGCGTTGAAGTTGGCGCCGTCGCAGTAGAAGTAGGCCCCGGCCGCGTGGGTCAGGCGGGCGATCTCGACGACGTCGCGCTCGAACAGGCCGCAGGTGTTGGGGTTGGTGACCATGATGGCGGCCACGTGGTCGCCGAGCTTGGACTCCAGGTCCGCCAGGTCGACGCGACCGTCTTCCGTCTGGGCGATCTCGACGACGGTGTAGCCGACGAAGGCCGCCGTGGCCGGGTTGGTGCCGTGGGCGCTGGTCGGGGCCAGGACGGTCTTGCGGTGGCCGTTGCCGGCCGCCTCGTGGGCGGCGCGGATGGCCAGCAGGCCGCACAGCTCGCCATGGGCGCCGGCCTTGGGCGACAGGGCGACGGCGGGCATGCCGGTCAGGGTCTTCAGCCAGTGGGCCAGGCGGTCCATCAGCTGCAGGGCGCCCTGCACGGTCGACTGCGGCTGCAGCGGGTGGATGTCCGAGAAGCCCGGCAGGCGCGCCATCTTCTCGTTCAGGCGCGGGTTGTGCTTCATCGTGCACGAACCCAGCGGATACAGCGCCAGGTCGATGGCGTGGTTCTTTTGGCTGAGGCGCACGTAGTGGCGGACGGCTTCAGGCTCTGACAGGCCCGGCAGGCCGATCGGCTCGGACCGCAGCAGGCCGGCCAGGTCGGCCGACGGGGCGGCGGCCTTAGGCAGGTCGACGCCGGTCTTGTTCCAGCCGTCCAGTTCGAAGATCAGGGCCTCGTCCTGCAGCAGGCCGCGACCACCGCTCAGGGTCTCGTGCCCGGCGGGGGCGTCATTAGCGGCTT
Encoded proteins:
- a CDS encoding F0F1 ATP synthase subunit B, encoding MEHESLLSFSNPEFWVLVALVIFFGLLVFLKVLPGALFGALDGYAAKIKAELDEAQQLREEAQALLADVKAQREEAERQATGMLEAAKADAKRLAEEAKEKLEEQIKRRAEMAERKIAQAEAQAAADVKAAAVDLAAQAAETVLTARLAGAKSDPLADAAIGQLGAKLQ
- a CDS encoding glutathione S-transferase family protein yields the protein MQLISLPVSPFAARVRIAIRAKDLAVEIVPPPPGWPHDRGFRDISPTGRVPVLILDDGEVVGESAVILEFLEEMFPERPLLPSHPLDRARVRTLIRHADLYLMPPMAGLAGPYEDREGRKLVGQLVDALEVLEGLLGDEGEDLTLADCALAPVLFAAEVTGRRLGLDLVGSLPTVAAYQARIGEDERVAAVLTEMSEGLRTLVQAT
- a CDS encoding transglutaminase-like domain-containing protein translates to MRFDVEASLTYDFANPCEVLLLVEAAHGPDQIVGLEALTFWPNVDAVRVDDPVTFERRTVFTASGRINALYRAQVDIMSRAQDMSQAPAMAIRDLPSDVLPFLRASRYSPSDRLERFARHEFGELQGGRRVMAILAWIAENVNYRAGVSDAGTTAVDTLIDRAGVCRDFTHLVIGLCRAADIPARAVSAYAWRLEPPDLHAIAEVYLGGRWWLVDATGLAPVDGLVRVATGRDAADIAFMTIFGEAMLVEQSFSIKAVA
- the gcvPB gene encoding aminomethyl-transferring glycine dehydrogenase subunit GcvPB; amino-acid sequence: MSMNNVGRPTRPEAANDAPAGHETLSGGRGLLQDEALIFELDGWNKTGVDLPKAAAPSADLAGLLRSEPIGLPGLSEPEAVRHYVRLSQKNHAIDLALYPLGSCTMKHNPRLNEKMARLPGFSDIHPLQPQSTVQGALQLMDRLAHWLKTLTGMPAVALSPKAGAHGELCGLLAIRAAHEAAGNGHRKTVLAPTSAHGTNPATAAFVGYTVVEIAQTEDGRVDLADLESKLGDHVAAIMVTNPNTCGLFERDVVEIARLTHAAGAYFYCDGANFNAIVGRVRPGDLGVDAMHINLHKTFSTPHGGGGPGAGPVVLSEALAAFAPTPWLVHGHDGFSMVEHAGEEGARTAFGRMSAFHGQMGMYVRAYAYMLSHGADGLRQVAEDAVLNANYVKARLKDVMSPAFPEGPCMHEALFDDSWLEGTGVTTLDFAKAMIDEGFHPMTMYFPLVVHGAMLIEPTETESKQELDRFIEALRLLAGAAKAGETERFKGAPFHAPLRRLDETQAARKPRLRWKPVAAAPLAAE